In one Methanobrevibacter arboriphilus genomic region, the following are encoded:
- a CDS encoding right-handed parallel beta-helix repeat-containing protein, with amino-acid sequence MILIFSFIYLKGGEKILKIRKNNNLALKITIVLTIILGFTIIFSSGLSAADVIIDNSTSEGIKGSLGNDTISLNNGTYTGVNNTNVNIPSGKNLTIQSQNPNNKAIIDCQGTWFLSNGGNLTLINLIIKNANGGAIGSNGYLTIINCTFINNTGGDGGAIRNNANSSIIGSTFINNTATGSGGAIYSYTGNLNVSDSNFINNIALSTGWGGGAIYTTSDTVIINNSNFTNNTSGFFGGAIMAQNGANFTILNSNFTDNHARYGGAV; translated from the coding sequence ATGATTTTAATCTTTTCATTTATCTATTTAAAAGGGGGTGAAAAAATTTTAAAAATTAGAAAAAATAATAATCTAGCTTTAAAAATTACGATAGTACTAACAATTATATTGGGGTTTACTATTATTTTTAGTAGTGGATTATCTGCTGCTGATGTTATTATTGATAATAGTACGAGTGAAGGTATTAAAGGAAGTCTTGGTAATGATACAATCAGTTTAAATAATGGTACTTATACTGGAGTTAACAATACTAATGTTAATATTCCTTCAGGCAAGAATTTAACTATTCAAAGCCAAAACCCAAACAATAAAGCAATAATTGACTGTCAAGGTACATGGTTTCTTAGTAATGGTGGTAATTTAACTTTAATCAACCTAATCATAAAAAATGCTAATGGTGGAGCAATAGGCTCTAATGGTTATTTAACTATAATAAACTGTACTTTCATTAATAATACTGGTGGAGATGGTGGTGCTATTCGTAATAATGCTAATTCTAGTATTATAGGTTCTACTTTCATTAATAATACTGCCACTGGTAGTGGTGGAGCAATTTATAGTTATACTGGAAATTTAAATGTTTCAGATTCAAATTTCATTAATAACATAGCTCTTTCTACTGGTTGGGGTGGTGGTGCTATATATACTACCTCAGATACTGTAATAATAAATAACTCTAATTTTACAAATAATACTTCGGGGTTCTTTGGAGGAGCTATAATGGCTCAAAATGGAGCAAATTTCACAATATTAAACAGTAATTTCACAGATAACCATGCACGTTATGGTGGAGCTGTATGA
- the rd gene encoding rubredoxin produces the protein MSEEKKASYLCEVCGYVYDPAEGDPDNGIEPGTAFEDLPDDWVCPICFVGKEEFTKQE, from the coding sequence ATGAGTGAAGAAAAGAAAGCTAGCTATTTATGTGAAGTTTGTGGATATGTTTATGACCCTGCTGAAGGTGATCCAGATAATGGAATAGAACCAGGAACTGCATTTGAAGATTTACCTGATGATTGGGTATGCCCTATCTGTTTCGTTGGAAAAGAAGAGTTTACTAAACAAGAATAA
- a CDS encoding U32 family peptidase: MVMELLAPAGSYDVFKIAINLGADAVYLAGQNFGARAYAENFTTEEIEKSVEYAHLNNVKVFITVNTLVNNFEIIDFLKYIFKLYKIGVDAVIVQDFGVLKLIRSIFPEMKIHASTQMSLNNYYSVLWAKENGISRVIFPRELSIDDISKIHTKLKENNKDLELEVFSHGALCYSISGKCYISSLNNGRSGNRGACTQPCRREYILKYKGHRVSDGYLLSTHDLNLSDDLDNLAKSGINSIKLEGRMKSEDYVGTIVNSYRNLLDKKEGSFKDDLNFVFNRRFTKGYIMNQSPSEVMGRESSGHLGLYIGDIVAINREYPEIIEKEEISNKNSRNNRNMKNSRKNRNNKNNNNTNNHNNSTNIDNSINSNNSINSNNSNNAKFNSNNKDINNNSNNNIQERKSRTVKEIKISKENPINIEKGDGIAFKYGKKVKGIYIDDIIDQNDEYIVFNTTRNIRVGDEVYISYSRSINKELKKYKKEFIQSKIPISLNIYLDKELHAKIETRFNLNNETIKFKYSSSSKFEKAINHPITKEEIEKQLSKTGNTPFFMNNITINDFPDNLFIPTSKLNKIRREILDKASEKLLNYYKKDKSQIKDAKSRLNRFIKNYKSKSIKNNENNNLKNKNNSKFNNKLGLSVFVDTLELVEIASKYDVKKIYFDPSYLFNNPEEYFENIEQILTNALAKITTQELVWVLPSFISDNEIENCMKVLNSLESKKVPISIMSDVPGINELFNSNIYGNHTLNVWNNFCCEELSESGLNSLILSPELSYDEMKILVSKYIKKDIDLEIIAHGNLEVIVSNDDFSNLKDNKSLNMKKQDYAILEDKKRKKFKYKVISDFNNKSHIINKDCLCLIDEISKIEKIGIDSIILDCRFSNDNYTANIISIYQEGLKNPSKKNLNSLKNQVYSLSHSYLSKGNFLDGRLHEKK, translated from the coding sequence ATGGTTATGGAATTATTAGCTCCTGCAGGATCTTATGATGTTTTTAAAATTGCAATAAATCTTGGTGCAGATGCAGTTTATTTAGCTGGACAAAATTTTGGAGCTAGAGCATATGCAGAAAATTTTACTACCGAAGAGATAGAAAAAAGTGTAGAATATGCTCATCTAAACAATGTTAAAGTTTTTATAACAGTTAACACCTTAGTAAATAACTTTGAGATAATTGATTTTTTAAAATACATATTTAAACTCTATAAAATAGGTGTTGATGCAGTTATTGTTCAAGATTTTGGGGTTTTGAAGCTAATAAGATCTATTTTTCCAGAAATGAAGATACATGCCTCTACACAAATGTCATTAAACAATTATTATAGTGTATTATGGGCAAAAGAAAATGGAATTTCTAGAGTTATATTTCCTCGAGAGCTTAGTATTGATGACATATCCAAAATACATACAAAATTAAAAGAAAATAATAAAGACCTAGAATTAGAAGTTTTTTCACATGGAGCTCTTTGTTACTCAATTTCTGGAAAATGTTATATTTCATCATTAAACAATGGAAGAAGTGGTAATAGAGGGGCTTGCACACAACCTTGTAGAAGAGAATATATATTAAAATATAAAGGACACAGAGTTAGTGATGGTTATTTATTATCTACACATGATTTAAATCTCTCTGATGATTTAGATAATCTAGCTAAATCAGGAATTAATTCTATTAAATTGGAAGGAAGAATGAAGTCAGAGGACTATGTTGGAACTATTGTAAATTCCTATAGAAATCTTCTAGATAAAAAAGAAGGTTCATTTAAAGACGATTTGAATTTTGTTTTCAATAGAAGGTTTACAAAAGGATATATAATGAATCAATCTCCAAGTGAAGTTATGGGGCGTGAAAGTTCAGGACATTTAGGATTATATATTGGAGACATAGTAGCTATAAATAGAGAATATCCAGAAATAATTGAAAAAGAAGAAATATCAAACAAAAATAGTAGAAATAATAGAAATATGAAAAATAGTAGGAAAAATAGAAATAATAAAAATAATAACAACACTAATAATCATAATAATAGCACTAATATTGATAATAGTATTAATAGTAATAATAGTATTAATAGTAATAATAGTAATAATGCTAAATTTAATAGTAATAATAAAGATATTAATAATAATAGTAATAACAATATTCAAGAGAGAAAAAGCAGAACTGTTAAGGAAATAAAAATATCTAAAGAAAATCCTATCAATATAGAAAAAGGAGATGGAATAGCTTTTAAATATGGTAAAAAAGTTAAAGGGATATATATTGATGATATAATAGATCAAAATGATGAATATATTGTTTTTAATACCACACGTAACATTAGAGTGGGAGATGAAGTTTATATAAGTTATTCTAGATCAATAAATAAAGAACTTAAAAAATATAAAAAAGAATTTATTCAATCAAAAATACCTATTTCACTAAATATATATTTAGATAAAGAATTACATGCAAAAATAGAAACTAGATTTAATTTAAACAATGAAACTATCAAATTCAAATATAGCTCTTCATCAAAATTTGAAAAAGCTATTAATCATCCTATTACAAAAGAAGAAATAGAAAAACAATTATCTAAAACAGGGAATACACCATTTTTTATGAATAATATAACTATCAATGATTTTCCAGATAATCTTTTTATTCCAACTAGCAAATTAAACAAAATACGTCGTGAAATATTAGATAAGGCTAGTGAAAAATTGTTAAATTATTATAAAAAAGATAAAAGTCAGATAAAAGATGCTAAAAGTAGATTAAATCGTTTTATTAAAAATTATAAATCTAAAAGTATAAAAAATAATGAAAATAACAATTTAAAAAATAAAAATAATTCAAAATTTAATAATAAATTAGGATTATCTGTCTTTGTAGATACTCTTGAATTGGTTGAAATTGCTTCAAAATACGATGTGAAGAAAATCTATTTTGACCCTTCTTACTTATTTAATAATCCTGAAGAATATTTTGAAAATATAGAACAGATATTAACCAACGCATTAGCTAAAATAACAACACAAGAGTTAGTTTGGGTTTTACCATCATTTATATCTGATAATGAGATTGAAAACTGTATGAAAGTTTTAAATAGTTTAGAAAGTAAAAAAGTTCCAATATCTATAATGAGTGATGTTCCTGGAATTAATGAATTATTTAATTCTAATATATATGGTAATCATACCTTGAATGTATGGAATAATTTTTGTTGTGAAGAATTAAGTGAATCAGGGCTTAACAGCTTAATCTTATCTCCAGAACTATCATATGATGAAATGAAAATTTTAGTTTCAAAATACATAAAAAAAGACATAGATCTTGAAATTATTGCACATGGAAACTTAGAAGTAATTGTTAGTAATGATGATTTTTCTAATTTAAAAGATAATAAAAGTCTTAACATGAAAAAACAAGATTATGCTATATTAGAAGATAAAAAAAGAAAAAAATTTAAGTATAAAGTTATATCTGATTTTAATAATAAAAGTCACATCATAAATAAAGACTGTTTATGTTTAATTGATGAAATAAGTAAAATTGAAAAGATTGGTATTGATTCTATCATATTAGACTGTAGATTTTCAAATGATAATTATACAGCTAATATTATCTCAATATATCAAGAAGGACTAAAAAACCCAAGTAAAAAAAATCTAAATTCTCTTAAAAATCAAGTATATTCATTATCACATTCTTATCTAAGTAAAGGAAACTTTTTAGACGGACGTTTACATGAAAAAAAATAA
- a CDS encoding tRNA-binding protein, translating into MWDTTKDYRLLLGQKTINMFVGTARSGSFRGRWNKKMAIESAESMESDFQVLNYSYLDPKDLANTPEIANLEKKANLVLKYLGGEDWAHQFMDQTPKEEKEKAEEAIAKARFFIDTILGLKNRILFGEINDPIVAIDIKVGELMSVSHHPQNDGLMICNVNLGKRAIKVVTNDLTVKEGNNVAIAILPPETFSGIASEGMFLGAGEGILKDVQGELGSMPKGIPLEALNESRNLIEGYLSK; encoded by the coding sequence ATGTGGGATACTACGAAAGATTATAGGCTTTTACTTGGACAAAAAACCATTAATATGTTTGTTGGAACTGCTAGAAGTGGTAGCTTTAGAGGAAGATGGAATAAGAAAATGGCTATAGAAAGTGCTGAAAGTATGGAAAGTGATTTTCAAGTCTTAAACTATTCATATTTAGATCCTAAAGATTTAGCAAATACTCCAGAAATAGCTAATCTAGAAAAAAAAGCTAATTTAGTTTTAAAATACTTAGGTGGAGAAGACTGGGCTCATCAGTTTATGGATCAAACTCCAAAGGAAGAAAAAGAAAAAGCTGAAGAAGCAATAGCTAAAGCAAGATTTTTCATTGATACTATATTAGGATTAAAAAATAGGATATTATTTGGAGAAATAAATGATCCTATTGTAGCAATAGATATTAAAGTAGGGGAGTTAATGAGTGTTAGTCATCATCCTCAAAATGATGGGCTTATGATTTGTAATGTAAATCTTGGAAAAAGAGCTATTAAAGTAGTTACAAATGATTTAACAGTTAAAGAAGGAAATAATGTAGCTATAGCAATACTTCCTCCAGAAACCTTTTCTGGAATAGCTAGTGAGGGGATGTTTTTAGGTGCAGGTGAAGGAATTTTAAAAGATGTTCAAGGAGAACTAGGTTCTATGCCTAAAGGAATTCCGCTTGAAGCATTAAATGAAAGTAGAAATTTAATAGAAGGATATTTAAGTAAATAG
- a CDS encoding MmgE/PrpD family protein yields MIVDEISKFIINLDYDGIPETAIEKAKICFLDFLGVTNRGFLENSVQIALKSIEEIFSFNITLNNSNNTDNIGNIIYSDNSTNIDNSININNINNNNNTNSINNKKSSIIGDGYSNISISGFINGISAHTLELDDGHRFAQIHPGSVVFPTAIAISEANNIDGKKFLEAVVCGYEVAIVLGMLANPQHRNQGFHTSGTVGTFAAGAVVAKLLDLDLEKTINTLGLCGTQSSGLLESDHKGTMGKHLHIGNAVYSGILSGFLAKNGFTGAESIIDGEEGFLRTMSLEMFKNIDSNSSSDIQDCLNHYLGEHVDESLDEHLDEYLDEYLDKYLYKYLDENLGKFHINDVYLKKYPFCRHLHSSIDTTLNIKGKFDFKVKDIKKITIETYKIASEHDNFNPESKEEIKQSLPYAVAISCFDKVDISDLNCLNFAKDHNLNDIIKIINIKESEEFNKLTPNYRPSKIIIETNNNVYEDYTMLPKGESENPFTKEDILKKFKSLNPNFDLNKLKSIDNIESLNIADFMKLINF; encoded by the coding sequence ATGATTGTAGATGAAATATCTAAATTCATTATAAATTTAGATTATGATGGAATTCCTGAGACAGCTATTGAAAAGGCTAAAATTTGTTTTTTAGATTTTTTAGGAGTAACTAATAGAGGGTTTCTTGAAAATAGTGTTCAAATAGCTTTAAAATCTATTGAAGAAATTTTTAGTTTTAACATTACTCTTAATAATAGTAATAATACAGATAATATTGGTAATATTATTTATAGTGATAATAGTACTAATATTGATAATAGTATTAATATTAATAATATTAACAACAATAATAATACTAATAGCATTAATAATAAAAAATCCTCTATTATTGGAGATGGTTATTCAAATATTTCTATTTCTGGTTTTATAAATGGTATTTCTGCGCATACTCTTGAATTAGATGATGGTCATAGATTTGCACAAATACATCCGGGTTCTGTTGTTTTTCCAACTGCAATAGCTATATCTGAGGCAAACAATATCGATGGAAAGAAGTTTTTAGAGGCAGTTGTCTGTGGATATGAAGTAGCTATTGTTCTGGGGATGTTAGCTAATCCACAACATAGAAATCAGGGATTTCACACTAGTGGAACTGTAGGAACTTTTGCTGCAGGTGCAGTTGTAGCTAAATTACTTGATTTAGATTTAGAAAAAACAATAAACACTCTTGGTCTTTGTGGAACTCAAAGTTCTGGTCTTCTTGAATCCGATCATAAAGGAACAATGGGAAAGCACCTCCACATAGGAAATGCAGTCTATAGTGGGATTTTATCGGGGTTTCTTGCAAAAAATGGTTTTACTGGGGCAGAATCTATTATTGATGGAGAAGAAGGTTTTTTAAGAACTATGTCTCTTGAAATGTTTAAAAATATAGATTCAAATAGTTCAAGTGATATTCAAGATTGTCTAAATCATTATTTGGGTGAACATGTAGATGAGTCTCTAGATGAACATTTAGATGAATATTTAGATGAATATTTAGATAAATATCTATATAAATATCTAGATGAAAATCTTGGGAAATTTCATATTAATGATGTTTATTTGAAAAAATATCCTTTTTGTAGACATTTACATTCTTCCATAGACACTACTTTAAATATTAAGGGTAAATTCGATTTTAAGGTTAAAGATATTAAAAAAATAACTATTGAAACCTATAAAATAGCTAGTGAACATGATAATTTTAATCCAGAATCTAAAGAAGAGATTAAGCAAAGTTTACCTTATGCAGTAGCTATTTCTTGCTTTGATAAAGTTGATATTAGTGATTTAAATTGTTTAAACTTTGCTAAAGATCATAATTTGAATGATATAATAAAAATAATAAATATCAAAGAATCTGAGGAATTTAATAAGTTAACTCCTAATTATAGACCCTCTAAAATTATAATTGAAACTAATAATAATGTTTATGAAGATTATACAATGCTTCCTAAAGGTGAATCAGAAAATCCTTTTACAAAAGAGGATATTTTGAAAAAATTCAAGTCACTTAATCCTAATTTTGATTTGAATAAGTTAAAAAGTATTGATAATATCGAATCTTTAAATATCGCTGATTTTATGAAATTAATTAATTTTTAA
- a CDS encoding DUF11 domain-containing protein: protein MNSAIANFNILNSLFNNNNATKYGGGIYTHPNSGYTNIRNSIFNDNYASEYGGAIFSGKAMNLSGNLMSGNIAGIMGNAILNYGAMGVLNLTYLNNSTVKVDTGTNVVIFATLTDDMGNPVSYGNISFYVNGVLIGIVEVVEGYANITYYFNETEGIFPVTGQYSGNEMNVSTVNGTVLVHYDINILNGQLIVGDTNVTGDIKLDKKEYWVNETVKTTVNVKNNGPNIAKNVSVKINIPTGFVLNPDSIIVSKGSYDPNTGIWYIGDLNPDEEAVMTFNGKFTKKGDLSISMLVYGDNFNNSTSVANALVKQNSTPTPRPTPGPTPGPTPEPNYNKQNVSANMKETGIPIIAVILILLASLGLLSYKKSK, encoded by the coding sequence ATGAACTCTGCTATTGCCAATTTTAACATACTTAACTCTTTATTCAATAATAACAATGCTACAAAATATGGTGGAGGAATTTATACTCATCCTAACTCAGGATATACAAATATACGTAATTCTATATTTAACGATAATTATGCAAGTGAATATGGTGGGGCTATATTCAGTGGTAAGGCTATGAATCTTTCTGGTAACTTAATGTCTGGTAATATTGCAGGTATTATGGGTAATGCTATACTTAATTATGGTGCTATGGGGGTTTTAAATCTAACTTACCTTAATAATAGTACTGTTAAAGTTGATACTGGTACTAATGTTGTTATTTTTGCTACTTTGACTGATGACATGGGTAATCCTGTTTCTTATGGAAATATTTCTTTCTATGTTAATGGAGTACTTATAGGAATTGTTGAAGTTGTAGAAGGTTATGCAAACATTACTTACTATTTTAATGAGACAGAAGGTATATTTCCAGTAACTGGTCAATATTCTGGTAATGAAATGAATGTTTCAACAGTTAATGGAACAGTTCTTGTCCATTATGATATCAATATATTAAATGGTCAACTGATTGTTGGTGATACTAATGTTACTGGTGATATTAAACTTGATAAAAAAGAATATTGGGTTAATGAAACCGTGAAAACTACTGTTAATGTTAAAAATAATGGTCCTAACATTGCAAAAAATGTTTCGGTTAAAATTAACATACCAACTGGATTTGTACTTAACCCTGACAGTATTATTGTTTCCAAAGGAAGTTATGATCCTAATACTGGTATTTGGTATATCGGTGATTTAAATCCTGATGAAGAAGCAGTGATGACTTTTAATGGTAAATTCACTAAAAAAGGAGATCTCAGTATCTCTATGTTAGTTTATGGAGATAATTTTAATAATTCAACTAGTGTTGCTAACGCTTTAGTTAAACAAAACTCAACACCTACTCCAAGACCAACACCAGGACCAACTCCTGGGCCTACTCCAGAACCTAACTATAATAAACAAAATGTAAGTGCAAATATGAAAGAAACAGGGATTCCAATAATTGCTGTTATTTTGATATTATTAGCATCTTTGGGTCTTTTAAGCTATAAAAAAAGTAAATAA
- a CDS encoding DNA alkylation repair protein gives MTVTEIIETFKELSSPEDIEGMARFGITPEHTYGLRMPVIKKIAKNYKNDHELALSLWDINTRETRILASLVDDPKLVTQKQMDDWANDFDYWEICDQCCINLFRKTPFAYSRIHQWTNEDKEFVKRAGFALIAVLAVHDKNQDDEIFIELLNIIERESKDNRNFVRKAVNWALRQIGKRNIKLNKIAIAKAEEIDKIDSKSAHWIAKNALKELKDEKTIQRIKKKMKN, from the coding sequence ATGACAGTTACAGAAATTATAGAAACTTTTAAGGAATTATCAAGCCCTGAAGATATTGAAGGAATGGCAAGATTTGGAATCACACCTGAACATACTTATGGTTTAAGAATGCCAGTTATTAAAAAGATAGCTAAAAATTATAAAAATGATCATGAGTTAGCTTTAAGTTTGTGGGATATTAATACCAGGGAAACTAGGATTTTAGCTTCTCTTGTAGATGATCCTAAACTAGTTACACAAAAACAGATGGATGATTGGGCAAATGATTTTGATTACTGGGAAATTTGTGATCAATGTTGTATCAATCTTTTTAGAAAAACACCATTCGCATATTCAAGAATACACCAATGGACAAATGAAGATAAAGAATTTGTTAAGCGTGCAGGATTTGCACTTATTGCTGTTTTAGCAGTTCATGATAAGAATCAAGATGATGAAATATTCATCGAACTTTTAAATATAATTGAAAGAGAATCAAAAGATAATAGGAATTTTGTTAGAAAAGCAGTGAATTGGGCTTTAAGACAAATTGGAAAAAGAAACATAAAATTAAATAAAATAGCTATAGCTAAAGCAGAAGAGATTGATAAGATAGATTCAAAATCTGCTCATTGGATAGCTAAAAATGCTCTTAAAGAATTAAAAGATGAAAAAACAATCCAAAGAATAAAGAAAAAAATGAAAAACTAA
- a CDS encoding TiaS agmantine-binding domain-containing protein, translated as MIFIFLHIGIDDTDSPDGMCTTYLACHIINKLKEEKIFIEGSPRLIRLNPFSRFKTRGNGGISFKINIDGFNKEKIYLIKKIVLENVEMLSETSCDNTNPGVVFFQGEITKEMENYAMKAIYSIISIKEAETFLNKISAEFHKFKKGRGIIGSLAAISCPLKDYTYELLAYRKKENYGKKRQINKDSVYLMDKEVTDTFENVDLKNDYIAIEPRTPCPILYGIRGESLEGLKLAKSIVKTEEPIESYCIFKTNQHTDMHLQKISKISDMEKYGCYIITGYVKENPHVIEGGHVFFKLGDDSGEIDVAGYEPTKEFRKIIKQLETGDQVQLFGGIGCGGTFNIEKIRIIELKNKKVFKNPICVCGKRMTSAGKNKGFKCKKCDNKLPYGEKIIEEEKRNLVEGKFYETPVSARRHLAKPLCRMGL; from the coding sequence GTGATATTTATTTTTTTACACATTGGTATTGATGATACAGATTCTCCAGATGGTATGTGTACAACTTATTTAGCTTGTCATATCATTAATAAACTGAAAGAGGAGAAAATATTCATTGAAGGATCTCCTAGATTAATACGTTTAAATCCATTTTCAAGGTTTAAAACTCGTGGAAATGGGGGAATTTCTTTTAAAATAAATATTGATGGATTTAATAAAGAAAAAATATATCTAATAAAAAAAATAGTTCTTGAAAATGTAGAAATGCTATCTGAAACATCATGTGACAATACAAACCCTGGAGTAGTGTTTTTTCAAGGTGAAATCACAAAAGAAATGGAAAATTATGCAATGAAAGCTATTTATTCGATAATCTCAATTAAAGAAGCAGAAACTTTTCTAAATAAGATAAGTGCAGAATTTCATAAATTTAAAAAAGGAAGAGGAATCATAGGATCTCTTGCAGCTATATCTTGTCCACTTAAAGATTATACTTATGAACTTTTAGCTTATAGAAAAAAAGAAAATTATGGTAAAAAAAGGCAGATAAATAAAGACTCGGTTTATCTAATGGATAAGGAAGTTACCGATACTTTTGAAAATGTAGATTTAAAAAATGATTATATAGCTATTGAACCTAGAACTCCATGTCCTATCCTATATGGAATAAGAGGGGAATCTTTAGAAGGATTAAAATTAGCTAAAAGTATAGTGAAAACAGAAGAACCGATTGAAAGCTATTGTATTTTTAAAACAAACCAACACACAGATATGCATCTTCAAAAAATATCTAAAATCTCAGATATGGAAAAATATGGATGTTATATTATCACAGGATATGTGAAAGAAAACCCTCATGTAATTGAAGGGGGGCATGTTTTCTTTAAACTTGGGGATGATTCTGGTGAAATAGATGTAGCGGGATATGAACCAACAAAAGAATTTAGAAAAATAATAAAACAGTTGGAAACAGGAGATCAAGTTCAATTATTCGGAGGAATAGGTTGTGGAGGAACTTTTAATATAGAAAAAATTAGAATAATAGAACTTAAAAATAAAAAAGTTTTTAAAAACCCTATCTGTGTTTGTGGTAAAAGAATGACTTCAGCAGGGAAAAATAAAGGATTTAAATGTAAAAAATGTGATAATAAATTACCTTATGGTGAAAAAATAATTGAAGAAGAAAAGAGAAACCTAGTTGAAGGAAAATTCTACGAAACTCCTGTATCTGCTCGGAGACATTTAGCTAAACCTCTATGTAGGATGGGTTTATAA
- a CDS encoding endonuclease VIII, which translates to MIEIPESNTLANQLNEIIKGKKILSVITNNYHHKFAFFYNDPKEYNNLLKGRFIGNIFAYGGQIKISTIDDSKFDGNNEIIKDDVIIVLSEDTIVKYVDGEEEIPEKHQLLIKFEDSSAIICSARMYAQLHVALENDYENDYFDIAMEKPSPLSENFDMDYFKGLLSEVRANSSVKSFLATKQRIPGLGNGSLQDILFNARINPKTKIKRLSKEDKKRLFNSVKRTLYEMTKNGGRSTEKTLFGDYGGYEVILSSKTYKIPCPSCGDKIVKESYLGGTIYYCPTCQKTNSS; encoded by the coding sequence ATGATTGAAATTCCAGAGAGCAATACTCTTGCAAATCAGTTAAATGAAATAATTAAAGGAAAAAAGATTTTGAGTGTTATTACAAATAATTATCATCATAAGTTTGCGTTTTTTTATAATGATCCTAAGGAATATAATAATCTTCTTAAAGGAAGATTTATTGGAAATATTTTTGCATATGGAGGCCAAATTAAAATATCTACGATTGATGATTCTAAATTTGATGGTAATAATGAAATTATAAAAGATGATGTAATAATTGTTTTAAGTGAAGATACAATTGTTAAATATGTTGATGGAGAAGAAGAAATTCCTGAAAAACACCAATTATTAATAAAATTTGAAGATTCTTCAGCAATTATATGTTCAGCACGTATGTATGCTCAGCTTCATGTTGCCTTAGAAAATGATTATGAAAATGATTATTTTGATATTGCTATGGAAAAACCTTCTCCTTTATCTGAAAATTTTGATATGGATTATTTTAAAGGATTGTTATCTGAAGTAAGAGCTAATTCATCTGTTAAATCATTTTTAGCTACAAAACAAAGAATTCCTGGTCTTGGAAATGGTTCTTTACAAGATATACTATTTAATGCTAGGATAAATCCAAAGACTAAGATTAAAAGATTATCTAAAGAGGATAAAAAAAGGTTATTTAATAGTGTAAAAAGAACATTGTATGAAATGACTAAAAATGGTGGAAGAAGCACCGAAAAAACATTATTTGGAGATTATGGGGGTTATGAAGTAATATTATCTTCTAAAACATATAAAATTCCTTGTCCTTCTTGTGGAGATAAGATTGTTAAAGAGTCTTACTTAGGAGGAACTATCTATTATTGTCCTACCTGTCAAAAAACTAATTCTTCTTAG